A genomic window from Slackia heliotrinireducens DSM 20476 includes:
- a CDS encoding aldolase, protein MPKITRDQVKVPADVLADARETYIDNYMKATQGTGRLMLFACDQKVEHLNGDFYGEGIDISDSDPEHLFKIADQGVCGVMAGQRGLIARYAADYPNVNYLVKMNSKTNLVKTAQDDPYSPQLHDIEAVLAMRDNGVNVVGLGYTLYLGSEYEATMLAEAGQLVAQAHEEGLIVVLWIYPRGKAVGKDEKAPTTIAGAAGVALCLGADFVKVNPPVATEDKTSAENLAVASAAAGRTGLVCAGGSTVEAKVFLQQLHDQIYIGGASGNATGRNIHQRSLDEAVRLTKAISAITLADYDVDRALAVFNGEEDFAL, encoded by the coding sequence ATGCCCAAGATCACTCGTGATCAGGTCAAGGTCCCGGCTGACGTGCTTGCGGACGCCCGTGAAACCTATATCGACAACTATATGAAGGCAACGCAGGGCACCGGACGCCTGATGCTGTTTGCCTGCGACCAGAAGGTCGAGCACCTCAACGGCGACTTCTATGGTGAGGGTATCGACATCTCCGACTCCGATCCTGAGCATCTGTTCAAGATCGCAGACCAGGGCGTCTGCGGCGTCATGGCCGGCCAGCGCGGCCTCATCGCCCGCTATGCGGCCGATTACCCCAACGTGAACTATCTGGTGAAGATGAATTCTAAGACCAACCTGGTCAAGACCGCCCAAGATGACCCTTATAGCCCGCAGCTCCATGACATCGAGGCCGTTCTGGCCATGCGCGACAACGGCGTCAACGTCGTCGGCCTTGGCTACACCCTGTATCTGGGCAGCGAATACGAAGCCACCATGCTTGCCGAAGCGGGTCAGCTCGTGGCTCAGGCCCATGAAGAAGGCCTGATCGTGGTCCTCTGGATCTATCCTCGCGGCAAGGCCGTCGGAAAGGACGAGAAGGCACCTACCACCATCGCAGGTGCCGCCGGCGTGGCCCTGTGCTTGGGCGCCGACTTCGTTAAGGTGAACCCGCCTGTGGCCACCGAGGACAAGACCTCTGCCGAGAACCTGGCCGTCGCTTCGGCCGCTGCTGGCCGCACCGGCCTGGTCTGCGCCGGCGGTTCCACCGTCGAGGCCAAGGTCTTCCTGCAGCAGCTGCATGACCAGATCTACATCGGCGGCGCTTCCGGCAACGCGACGGGCCGCAACATCCACCAGCGCTCGCTGGACGAGGCTGTCCGTCTGACCAAGGCAATTTCCGCCATCACGCTGGCCGACTACGACGTCGACCGCGCCTTGGCCGTCTTCAACGGCGAAGAGGATTTCGCGCTGTAA
- the nadE gene encoding NAD(+) synthase translates to MDIAEKYQVCINGLTQFLHSTRTTDVVLGLSGGIDSSLVACMCVEVLGPEHVHGYMLPGPYSTDHSLIDAQLLANNLGLNTEIISIVGAYDAFAAELAAHCNGFGGLAAENTQARCRMVMLMALSNAHGWMLINTGNKSEACMGYSTLYGDTAGAYAPIGGLYKTDVFAASRYVNARAEQAGLTPPIPEHVLVKPPSAELAPGQVDEATLGSYAELDRLLIDHVEHGMGIPELVMAGYDADEVQRVVKRVASYEFKRNLEPPFPKVAY, encoded by the coding sequence ATGGACATCGCGGAGAAATACCAGGTCTGCATCAACGGGCTGACCCAGTTCCTCCATTCGACCCGTACCACCGATGTGGTGCTGGGGCTTTCCGGCGGTATCGATTCGAGCTTGGTCGCCTGCATGTGTGTGGAGGTCTTGGGTCCCGAACACGTCCACGGCTACATGCTGCCGGGCCCGTACTCAACCGACCATTCCCTCATCGACGCCCAGCTTCTGGCGAACAACCTGGGGCTGAACACCGAGATCATCTCCATCGTGGGGGCGTATGACGCCTTCGCCGCCGAACTGGCCGCCCATTGCAACGGTTTCGGCGGGCTTGCAGCGGAAAACACCCAGGCCAGGTGCCGCATGGTCATGCTCATGGCGCTGTCGAACGCCCATGGGTGGATGCTCATCAACACCGGCAACAAAAGCGAGGCCTGCATGGGCTACTCCACGCTGTACGGAGACACGGCAGGCGCCTATGCGCCCATCGGCGGCCTGTACAAGACGGACGTGTTCGCCGCATCCCGCTATGTCAACGCCCGTGCCGAACAGGCCGGCCTCACGCCGCCCATCCCCGAGCACGTGCTTGTCAAGCCGCCCAGCGCGGAGCTGGCTCCCGGGCAGGTGGACGAGGCCACGCTGGGCTCCTATGCTGAACTGGACAGGCTGCTTATCGATCATGTGGAGCATGGCATGGGCATCCCCGAACTCGTTATGGCCGGCTACGATGCCGACGAGGTGCAACGTGTGGTTAAGCGGGTGGCCTCCTACGAGTTTAAGCGCAACCTGGAACCGCCGTTCCCGAAAGTCGCCTACTAG
- the hypB gene encoding hydrogenase nickel incorporation protein HypB, translating into MDTVRGMHAAQENDATAFANRKLLAEKRVFAVNVVAASRSGKTSVILATIEALRDEFNLAVIEGDMASRIQAERINQRGIPAVQVDAEPSGHLSAACVRDALAELDLDGLDLVIIENAGDPSGSVFVDVGEGLKVLVTAVSEGDAKPLEAPEIFRRCHAVLVNKIDMADQCGFDLDRFCSLVRKANASAPIFPVVATTGEGVEAWADWLRSQI; encoded by the coding sequence GTGGACACCGTCAGGGGCATGCACGCTGCGCAGGAAAACGATGCGACAGCCTTCGCCAACCGCAAGCTGTTGGCTGAAAAGCGCGTGTTCGCCGTCAATGTGGTTGCGGCCTCGAGATCCGGCAAGACCTCGGTGATTCTTGCCACCATCGAGGCGCTGCGGGACGAATTCAACCTCGCCGTCATCGAGGGCGACATGGCCAGCAGGATTCAAGCGGAGCGGATTAACCAGCGCGGCATTCCCGCCGTGCAGGTCGACGCCGAACCTTCGGGGCATCTCAGCGCGGCCTGCGTCCGCGATGCTTTGGCCGAACTTGACTTGGACGGTCTTGACCTCGTAATCATCGAGAACGCGGGCGACCCGTCCGGCTCGGTTTTCGTCGACGTGGGCGAGGGTTTGAAGGTTTTGGTGACGGCCGTTTCCGAAGGCGACGCCAAGCCCCTTGAAGCCCCGGAAATCTTCCGACGCTGCCATGCGGTCCTTGTGAATAAAATAGACATGGCGGACCAATGCGGATTCGATCTCGATCGGTTCTGCTCGCTCGTCCGCAAGGCCAATGCGTCGGCACCGATCTTCCCGGTCGTCGCAACGACAGGAGAAGGCGTCGAGGCGTGGGCGGATTGGCTTCGCAGCCAAATATAG
- a CDS encoding hydrogenase maturation nickel metallochaperone HypA — translation MHELGIITGVVDSVSAAAKQAGATRVYKVTLSVGAMTEAIEDALHFAFDAITEDDPLLKGSELDVHIIQPKSRCTVCGHEYEHDRFQQACPECGGFGRLIAGRELRIDSIEVETPDDDGKPSSEG, via the coding sequence GTGCATGAGCTCGGCATCATAACAGGCGTTGTGGACAGCGTGTCTGCCGCAGCCAAACAGGCTGGGGCCACGCGTGTATACAAGGTGACCCTGTCTGTCGGCGCCATGACCGAAGCCATCGAAGATGCTTTGCATTTCGCATTCGACGCCATTACCGAGGACGACCCCCTTCTCAAGGGGTCCGAGCTGGACGTCCACATCATCCAGCCGAAAAGCCGCTGCACCGTCTGCGGACATGAGTACGAGCATGACAGGTTCCAGCAGGCCTGCCCCGAATGCGGGGGCTTCGGCCGGCTCATTGCGGGCCGCGAGCTTCGGATCGACAGCATCGAGGTTGAGACGCCGGATGATGACGGGAAACCGTCATCGGAAGGGTAG
- the tatC gene encoding twin-arginine translocase subunit TatC has translation MPIGPARMPLFEHLGELRMRLVRIVVVLFVAMCVFYLATPTIIHLLFEPISEYLPHDADGTYTLNVLDVFGSFTIRFKVALWASVVATMPIILWQILAFFLPALKPNERKWFIPTFAVAVVLFIAGTLFCYFLILNPAVAWLTDQASGYASIFPDAKAWVDVIINFEIAFGFAFELPLIVFYLVVFEIIPYAKLREQWRTVYIVLMVISAMVTLDASPVTMLLMFAALLMLYEVSLLIARLVLGNRVQKQKEEAAAEAAEEAEWASEWEKTRARIKERLGDDEEE, from the coding sequence ATGCCTATCGGTCCGGCGCGAATGCCGCTCTTCGAGCACCTGGGCGAGCTGCGCATGCGTTTGGTGCGCATCGTGGTGGTTCTCTTCGTCGCCATGTGCGTGTTCTATCTTGCTACGCCAACCATCATCCATTTGCTGTTCGAGCCCATTTCGGAATACCTTCCCCATGACGCAGACGGCACGTACACGCTGAACGTCCTGGACGTCTTCGGCTCCTTCACCATCCGTTTCAAGGTGGCGCTGTGGGCCTCCGTCGTCGCTACCATGCCCATCATCCTCTGGCAGATCCTGGCATTCTTCCTGCCGGCCCTCAAGCCCAACGAGCGTAAGTGGTTCATCCCCACATTCGCCGTGGCCGTGGTCCTGTTCATCGCCGGCACGCTGTTCTGCTACTTCCTGATTCTGAACCCGGCCGTCGCATGGCTGACCGACCAGGCCAGCGGATATGCGTCCATCTTCCCGGACGCCAAGGCTTGGGTGGACGTCATCATCAACTTCGAAATCGCCTTCGGTTTCGCGTTCGAGCTGCCGTTGATTGTGTTCTACCTGGTGGTCTTCGAGATTATTCCTTACGCCAAGCTCCGTGAGCAGTGGCGCACGGTCTATATCGTGCTCATGGTCATCTCGGCCATGGTCACACTGGACGCTTCCCCCGTCACCATGCTGCTTATGTTCGCGGCGCTGCTGATGCTCTACGAGGTCAGCCTGCTCATCGCCCGCTTGGTTTTGGGCAACCGCGTCCAGAAGCAGAAGGAAGAGGCCGCCGCCGAAGCCGCCGAAGAGGCCGAATGGGCTTCGGAGTGGGAGAAGACCCGCGCCAGGATCAAAGAGCGTTTAGGCGACGACGAAGAAGAATAA
- a CDS encoding twin-arginine translocase TatA/TatE family subunit: MFGIGGFELFLILLFGFLIFGPDKLPQIAKVIGQALAKFRSAQDEMNRVVKDEVFDPSAADPIKNPVKSIDKANKQKVERKESFSSRKAKYDRERAEKKKREASNEAAREVREAAKKATEETAAETAAAAGAAATAAAAPKKGSNVKLHQEVMAARKAASEETAADIAAKREADAALADEIFAAPAAKKSAPKTEDVAEGEDA, from the coding sequence GTGTTCGGCATAGGTGGATTTGAGCTTTTCCTCATTTTGCTGTTCGGCTTTCTCATCTTCGGCCCTGACAAGTTGCCGCAGATCGCGAAGGTCATCGGCCAGGCTCTTGCTAAGTTCCGCAGCGCTCAGGACGAGATGAACCGCGTCGTTAAGGACGAAGTGTTCGACCCCTCCGCGGCTGATCCGATCAAGAACCCTGTGAAGTCTATCGACAAGGCTAACAAACAGAAGGTCGAAAGGAAGGAGTCCTTCTCCTCCCGCAAGGCCAAGTACGACCGCGAGCGCGCCGAGAAGAAGAAGCGCGAAGCTTCCAACGAGGCTGCCCGCGAGGTCCGCGAAGCCGCCAAGAAGGCCACCGAGGAAACCGCTGCCGAAACCGCCGCCGCTGCCGGCGCCGCCGCTACGGCCGCTGCCGCACCCAAGAAGGGCAGCAACGTGAAGCTGCATCAGGAGGTCATGGCCGCCCGCAAGGCTGCCAGCGAAGAGACTGCCGCCGACATCGCCGCCAAGCGTGAGGCGGATGCCGCCCTGGCTGACGAGATCTTCGCCGCGCCTGCAGCCAAGAAATCTGCTCCCAAAACCGAAGATGTTGCAGAAGGGGAGGATGCATAA
- a CDS encoding ferrous iron transport protein A has product MITLNQAQTGRSYRIAWLLGSVGQALEENLGMRPDDRLDVKQNSWVGSVVDYNGKLIAMSHEAAHYVKLVS; this is encoded by the coding sequence ATGATAACGCTCAATCAGGCTCAAACGGGAAGAAGCTATCGGATCGCATGGCTTTTGGGTTCGGTCGGCCAGGCCCTTGAGGAGAACCTGGGCATGCGGCCCGACGACAGGCTGGACGTCAAGCAGAACAGCTGGGTTGGCTCTGTGGTGGATTACAACGGAAAGCTCATCGCCATGTCCCACGAGGCGGCGCACTACGTGAAGCTGGTTTCTTGA
- the nudC gene encoding NAD(+) diphosphatase, with amino-acid sequence MIQDIEPHRFDNAFRSTEPQQDDRMMVFAGRTMLVHLLDEAGTFEFPTYGHTEPALPHPAVCVYAFSIDDEKYFVSLGEGGDAPAGLAYVPLETFRMATRKHMGHAAQTGWHLHRWYTRSKHCGACGSEMRHTVEERAMECPVCGNRYYPPISPAVIVAVTDGDKLLMTRYSRGAYRLRALVAGFCEIGETAEQTVAREVLEETGLRVKNIRYYKSQPWGYAGDLLLGYVCDLDGSPEVSLDDAELASAEWVPRDEIVEEDDGASLTREMIARFKNGLL; translated from the coding sequence ATGATTCAAGACATAGAGCCGCACCGCTTCGACAATGCGTTTCGCAGCACCGAGCCGCAGCAGGACGACCGGATGATGGTCTTCGCCGGCCGCACCATGCTGGTGCATCTGCTCGACGAGGCCGGAACCTTCGAATTTCCCACCTACGGGCACACGGAACCCGCTCTCCCCCATCCCGCCGTGTGCGTCTACGCCTTCTCCATCGATGACGAGAAGTACTTCGTGTCGCTCGGTGAAGGCGGCGATGCACCTGCAGGACTGGCCTACGTCCCGTTGGAAACGTTCCGCATGGCCACGCGCAAGCACATGGGGCATGCCGCCCAGACCGGCTGGCACCTGCACCGGTGGTACACGCGCTCCAAACACTGCGGAGCCTGCGGTAGTGAGATGCGGCACACTGTCGAGGAGCGCGCCATGGAATGCCCCGTCTGCGGCAACCGGTACTACCCGCCCATCTCGCCAGCGGTCATCGTGGCGGTCACCGACGGCGACAAGCTTCTGATGACGCGTTATTCCCGCGGAGCCTATAGACTGCGGGCTCTGGTGGCCGGATTTTGCGAAATCGGCGAGACCGCAGAGCAGACCGTGGCACGCGAGGTGCTGGAGGAAACGGGGCTTCGCGTGAAGAACATCCGGTATTACAAGAGCCAGCCCTGGGGATACGCCGGTGACCTGCTGCTGGGATACGTCTGCGACTTGGACGGGTCGCCCGAGGTGAGCCTCGACGACGCCGAGCTCGCCAGCGCCGAGTGGGTGCCCCGCGACGAGATCGTCGAAGAGGACGATGGGGCCAGCCTTACCCGCGAGATGATCGCCCGTTTCAAGAACGGCCTCCTGTAG
- a CDS encoding winged helix-turn-helix domain-containing protein — translation MHEKTVLAVCGPVLTPERIWELTAHMDVQVRILKVPLQDALASGRGLDVDLLVIDATGQGVDLQAVERSLGSGGQTSLFVVLDESRLANAVLPLVVTTDFASSYAGGDEMKLRLRRLLWPGETTGDADFLQLGPLTINLASYQVKVGDEPIDLTFMEYALLSFLATHPGRIYSREVLLSQVWGFDYYGGSRTVDVHVRRLRAKLGPEVAQHIETVRGAGYLWNN, via the coding sequence ATGCATGAGAAAACGGTTCTGGCCGTTTGCGGGCCCGTCCTGACGCCTGAGCGCATCTGGGAGCTGACCGCGCACATGGACGTCCAGGTTCGTATTCTGAAAGTGCCCCTGCAGGATGCGCTGGCTTCAGGCCGCGGCTTGGACGTGGACCTGCTCGTCATCGACGCGACAGGTCAGGGGGTCGACCTGCAGGCAGTTGAGCGATCCCTCGGCTCAGGCGGGCAGACGTCGCTGTTCGTCGTGTTGGACGAAAGCCGTCTGGCAAATGCGGTGCTCCCGCTGGTGGTGACAACGGACTTCGCGTCGTCGTATGCCGGCGGCGACGAGATGAAGCTGCGCCTGCGGCGATTGCTGTGGCCTGGCGAGACGACGGGCGATGCCGATTTCCTCCAGTTGGGACCGTTGACCATCAATCTGGCCTCTTACCAGGTGAAAGTGGGCGACGAACCCATCGACTTGACGTTTATGGAATACGCCCTGCTGTCGTTTTTGGCGACGCATCCCGGGCGCATCTATTCTCGCGAGGTGCTGCTGTCCCAGGTCTGGGGCTTCGATTACTACGGCGGGTCGCGCACGGTGGACGTGCACGTGCGACGGCTGCGTGCGAAACTCGGTCCCGAAGTTGCCCAGCATATAGAAACGGTCCGAGGCGCAGGGTACCTTTGGAACAACTGA
- a CDS encoding glutamine synthetase family protein gives MIDTRQYVLKQIEERDIRFIRLWFTDMLGNLKSFAITPSDVDSAFQEGISFDGTSIEGIVHGAQNSDMLVVPDASTFQVLPWRPSNNAVASMFCSIRTPDGDPSPGDSRQVLMRMLRKAQDMGFIMDVGTELEYFYFKDATAPVPIDDGGYFDLTPLDNASDLRRETILMLEQMGIPVERSLHENAPSQHEIDLHYSDAMTAADAVMTSRLVVKEVACMHGVHASFMPKPLENENGSAMFIHESLLTDEGNAFFDLNDPDGYGLSPLAKHYIAGVLKYAPEYMLITNQYVNSYKRLVSGFDAPTYAAWGNKNRSAFVRVPRSKPRKEMSARVEIRNVDSAANPYLAIAATLAAGLKGIEEELVLQPPVEGNRLTLTPEEYATLDAVALPGDLSRAVDAFEQSELMHDVLGDYLHRALADAKRREWEDYQRHVSSWELKRYLAKL, from the coding sequence ATGATCGATACGCGCCAATACGTCCTCAAGCAGATAGAGGAGCGGGACATCCGCTTCATCCGACTGTGGTTCACCGACATGCTGGGCAACCTGAAGAGCTTCGCCATCACCCCGTCGGATGTGGACAGCGCCTTCCAAGAGGGCATAAGCTTCGACGGAACGTCCATCGAAGGCATAGTGCACGGCGCCCAGAACTCCGACATGCTGGTGGTTCCCGACGCCTCCACCTTCCAAGTGCTGCCGTGGCGTCCGTCCAACAACGCCGTGGCAAGCATGTTCTGCAGCATCCGCACGCCCGACGGCGACCCTTCGCCGGGCGACAGCCGCCAGGTTCTCATGCGCATGCTGCGCAAGGCCCAGGACATGGGCTTCATCATGGACGTCGGAACCGAGCTGGAATATTTCTACTTCAAGGACGCTACCGCGCCCGTACCCATCGACGACGGCGGCTACTTCGACCTGACGCCGCTGGACAACGCCTCTGACCTGCGCCGCGAAACTATCCTCATGCTTGAGCAGATGGGCATCCCGGTCGAGCGGTCGCTGCACGAGAACGCCCCGTCGCAGCATGAGATCGACCTTCATTACTCCGACGCCATGACCGCGGCGGATGCCGTCATGACCTCGCGCCTGGTGGTGAAGGAAGTGGCCTGCATGCACGGGGTCCACGCCTCGTTCATGCCCAAGCCTCTGGAAAACGAGAACGGGTCGGCCATGTTCATCCATGAGTCGTTGCTGACCGACGAGGGCAACGCGTTCTTCGATCTGAACGACCCCGACGGGTACGGTCTTTCGCCTTTGGCCAAGCACTACATCGCCGGCGTGCTCAAATACGCCCCGGAATACATGCTCATCACAAACCAGTATGTGAACTCCTACAAGCGCCTGGTCTCGGGTTTCGACGCGCCGACCTATGCGGCCTGGGGCAACAAGAACCGTTCCGCTTTCGTGCGCGTGCCCCGCTCCAAACCTCGCAAGGAAATGTCGGCCCGGGTGGAGATACGCAACGTAGACTCCGCGGCGAACCCGTATTTGGCCATCGCCGCCACGCTTGCCGCCGGGCTGAAGGGCATCGAGGAGGAGCTTGTGCTGCAGCCGCCTGTGGAAGGCAACCGGCTTACGCTGACGCCTGAAGAATATGCAACTTTGGATGCGGTGGCTCTGCCAGGCGACCTCTCCCGCGCCGTTGACGCCTTTGAACAATCCGAGCTCATGCACGACGTGCTTGGCGACTACCTGCATCGCGCCCTTGCGGATGCGAAGCGTCGCGAGTGGGAGGATTATCAGCGCCATGTGAGCTCCTGGGAGCTCAAGCGGTATCTGGCGAAGCTGTAG
- a CDS encoding glutamine synthetase III, producing MTESLTDRYGTMVFSDRVMKEYLPSDIYKKLSDTIKKGKPLDLDVANAVAHAMKEWAMSKGATHFAHWFQPLTGITSEKHDSFIEPLHDGSAIAKFSGKELIQGEPDASSFPNGGLRATFEARGYSAWDPTSSAFIKDEVLCIPTAFCSYTGEALDKKTPLLRSMATLDVQAKRVLALFGKHPETITVNVGNEQEYFLIPEEMYEKRQDLIMTGRTLFGAPPCKGQELDEHYFGAIRPTVNAFMKELDDVLWGFAVAAKTKHNEVAPAQHELAPVYCNANRAIDENLLTMEEMRLLASHHGLVCLQHEKPFEGINGSGKHNNWSFGTEDENLLDPGDTPEENLQFLVVLTCIIEAVDNYQDLLRMSVASCGNDHRLGADEAPPAIVSIFLGDELSDIVEGLAEGHGVGHKLRESLDFGVAVLPTFDRDTTDRNRTSPFAFTGNKFEFRMPGSAVNPSDANMVLDTAVAKSLKDFADAMENRGDVAFEDAAIEYLRKSLAEHKRILFSGNGYSEEWHEEAARRGLSNYPTTADALPCFVAEKNIALFEEMEVLSEVEVRSRYEVKLDKYCKLMNIEAATMERQARRTYLPVISAYATKIAKGITTVTTAMPEAPMSHERRELKILTEGVSDIYEGIDALTAIHQKAKSCENSQDMANVYAHEVAPAMTSLRAAVDAMEPIVAREYWPVPTYNDILFYC from the coding sequence ATGACAGAGAGCCTGACCGATCGCTACGGTACCATGGTCTTTTCCGACCGTGTCATGAAAGAGTACCTGCCTTCCGACATCTACAAGAAGCTCAGCGACACCATCAAGAAGGGCAAGCCCCTCGACTTGGACGTCGCCAATGCGGTTGCCCATGCCATGAAGGAATGGGCGATGTCGAAGGGCGCCACGCATTTCGCGCACTGGTTCCAGCCGTTGACGGGCATTACCTCCGAGAAGCATGACTCTTTCATCGAGCCCTTGCATGACGGCTCTGCCATTGCGAAGTTCTCCGGCAAGGAACTCATCCAGGGCGAGCCCGACGCATCCAGTTTCCCTAACGGCGGTCTGCGTGCCACGTTCGAGGCCCGCGGCTATTCCGCATGGGATCCCACGTCCTCGGCCTTCATCAAAGACGAGGTGCTGTGCATCCCCACGGCCTTCTGCTCCTACACTGGCGAGGCTCTGGACAAGAAGACCCCGCTGCTGCGCTCCATGGCCACTCTTGACGTGCAGGCCAAGCGCGTGCTGGCCCTGTTCGGAAAACACCCCGAGACCATCACGGTCAACGTCGGCAACGAGCAGGAATACTTCCTCATCCCCGAGGAGATGTACGAGAAGCGCCAGGACCTCATCATGACGGGACGCACGCTGTTCGGCGCGCCGCCCTGCAAGGGCCAGGAGCTTGACGAGCATTACTTCGGCGCCATCCGCCCGACGGTGAACGCCTTCATGAAGGAGCTCGACGACGTGCTGTGGGGCTTCGCCGTCGCAGCCAAGACCAAGCATAACGAGGTGGCCCCTGCCCAGCATGAGCTTGCGCCCGTGTACTGCAACGCTAACCGCGCCATCGACGAGAACCTGCTCACCATGGAGGAGATGCGTCTGCTGGCAAGCCACCACGGCCTGGTGTGCCTGCAGCATGAGAAGCCGTTCGAGGGCATCAACGGCTCCGGCAAGCACAACAACTGGTCCTTCGGCACCGAAGATGAGAACCTGCTCGACCCGGGCGACACCCCCGAGGAGAACCTGCAGTTCCTCGTGGTGCTGACCTGCATCATCGAGGCAGTCGACAACTACCAGGACCTGCTGCGCATGTCCGTTGCCTCCTGCGGCAACGACCATCGTCTGGGTGCCGACGAGGCGCCTCCGGCCATCGTCTCCATCTTCTTGGGCGACGAGCTGTCCGACATCGTCGAGGGCTTGGCCGAAGGCCATGGCGTGGGCCACAAGCTGCGCGAGTCGCTGGACTTCGGCGTGGCCGTCCTGCCCACCTTCGACCGCGACACCACCGACCGCAACCGCACGAGCCCCTTCGCCTTCACGGGCAACAAGTTCGAGTTCCGCATGCCAGGCTCGGCGGTCAACCCCTCCGACGCCAACATGGTGCTCGACACCGCCGTCGCCAAGTCCCTGAAAGACTTCGCCGACGCCATGGAGAACCGGGGCGACGTCGCCTTCGAGGATGCCGCCATCGAGTACCTGCGTAAGAGCCTCGCCGAGCACAAGCGCATCCTGTTCTCGGGCAATGGCTATTCCGAAGAGTGGCATGAAGAGGCGGCCCGCCGCGGACTGAGCAATTACCCCACCACGGCCGACGCGCTGCCTTGCTTCGTGGCCGAGAAGAACATCGCCCTGTTTGAGGAAATGGAAGTTCTCTCCGAGGTGGAGGTCCGCAGCCGCTACGAGGTGAAGCTGGACAAGTACTGCAAGCTCATGAACATCGAGGCCGCAACCATGGAACGCCAGGCCCGCCGCACGTACCTGCCTGTCATCAGCGCGTACGCCACCAAGATCGCCAAGGGTATCACCACGGTGACCACCGCCATGCCGGAAGCGCCCATGAGCCACGAGCGCCGCGAGTTGAAGATCCTGACCGAAGGCGTGAGCGACATCTACGAAGGCATCGACGCTTTGACCGCCATCCATCAGAAGGCCAAGTCCTGCGAGAACTCCCAGGATATGGCCAACGTCTACGCCCACGAGGTAGCGCCTGCCATGACATCCCTGCGCGCCGCCGTCGACGCCATGGAGCCCATCGTTGCCCGCGAGTACTGGCCTGTTCCGACCTACAACGACATCCTGTTCTACTGCTAA